A stretch of Myceligenerans xiligouense DNA encodes these proteins:
- a CDS encoding DUF3817 domain-containing protein codes for MSTAESESPSVPTAEAAATAIRKARGAMTRYRVLAIVTGVMLLILVVEMGIKYVLGAVVDVEPIMPFISWVPFAHGWIYVVYLVTVADLWSKMRWGFGRLVTMVLAGVVPVMSFVLERKIHAEAEAKLAALEERFGA; via the coding sequence GTGAGCACCGCCGAGTCCGAGAGCCCGTCCGTTCCCACCGCCGAGGCCGCCGCCACCGCGATCCGCAAGGCGCGCGGCGCGATGACGCGATATCGCGTGCTGGCGATCGTGACCGGGGTGATGCTGCTGATCCTGGTGGTGGAGATGGGGATCAAGTACGTCCTGGGCGCGGTGGTGGACGTCGAGCCGATCATGCCGTTCATCTCGTGGGTGCCGTTCGCGCACGGCTGGATCTACGTGGTCTACCTCGTCACCGTGGCGGACCTGTGGTCGAAGATGCGCTGGGGCTTCGGTCGCCTGGTGACGATGGTGCTGGCAGGCGTGGTGCCGGTGATGTCGTTCGTGCTGGAGCGCAAGATCCACGCCGAGGCGGAGGCGAAACTCGCCGCCCTCGAGGAGCGCTTCGGGGCCTGA
- a CDS encoding MalY/PatB family protein, producing the protein MTTHPFDTITADQLRAAGSMKWTAFPGTIGAWVAEMDFGTSPEVTSALHDAVDRAAFGYLPQALVTGMSESYARFAADRYGWTVDPARVRPVSDVLTALEAVITHYSRPGSPIILPTPAYMPFLTLPGTLGRDIIQVPMSVTDTPEGPRYTYDLDALDAAFTAGGHLLVLCNPHNPIGRVLTPDEMYAIAEVVDRHDGRVFADEIHAPLTFAPHRHVPYASLSETAAGHTVTATSASKAWNLPGMKCAQLVLSNDADVKTWNEVGRHAEMQAATLGLVATTAAYDRSRDWLDDTVAYLAGNFRTLVDDVAEHLPDVIVTPLEGTYLSWLDCRKLNTGDTASPAAFFRDHAGVTTTDGALCGEAGQGFVRLNLAMPRPVLREALEAMGDVAARG; encoded by the coding sequence GTGACCACGCACCCGTTCGACACCATCACCGCCGACCAGCTCCGTGCCGCCGGGAGCATGAAGTGGACGGCCTTCCCCGGCACGATCGGCGCGTGGGTGGCCGAGATGGACTTCGGCACCTCACCCGAGGTCACCAGCGCCCTGCACGACGCCGTCGACCGCGCCGCGTTCGGCTACCTCCCCCAGGCCCTGGTCACCGGGATGTCCGAGTCCTACGCCCGGTTCGCGGCGGACCGCTACGGCTGGACCGTGGACCCGGCCCGTGTTCGCCCGGTGTCCGACGTGCTCACCGCGCTCGAGGCGGTCATCACCCACTACTCGCGCCCGGGTTCGCCGATCATCCTGCCCACCCCGGCCTACATGCCGTTCCTCACCCTGCCCGGCACCCTGGGCCGCGACATCATCCAGGTCCCGATGTCCGTCACGGACACCCCGGAGGGCCCGCGCTACACCTATGACCTCGACGCGCTCGACGCCGCGTTCACCGCGGGCGGCCACCTCCTGGTGCTGTGCAACCCGCACAACCCGATCGGCCGCGTCCTGACGCCGGACGAGATGTACGCGATCGCGGAGGTCGTGGACCGCCACGACGGCCGCGTCTTCGCCGACGAGATCCACGCTCCGCTGACCTTCGCCCCCCACCGCCACGTCCCCTACGCCTCGCTGTCCGAGACCGCGGCCGGTCACACCGTCACGGCCACCTCCGCGTCGAAGGCGTGGAACCTGCCCGGCATGAAGTGCGCACAGCTCGTGCTGTCGAACGACGCGGACGTCAAGACCTGGAACGAGGTGGGTCGGCACGCCGAGATGCAGGCAGCGACGCTCGGCCTGGTCGCGACCACGGCCGCCTACGACCGCTCCCGCGACTGGCTGGACGACACCGTCGCCTACCTGGCGGGCAACTTCCGCACGCTGGTCGACGACGTCGCCGAGCACCTCCCGGACGTCATCGTCACGCCGCTGGAGGGCACCTACCTGTCCTGGCTGGACTGCCGCAAGCTGAACACCGGTGACACGGCGTCGCCGGCGGCGTTCTTCCGCGACCATGCCGGCGTCACGACGACCGACGGCGCCCTGTGCGGCGAGGCGGGCCAGGGCTTCGTCCGCCTCAACCTCGCCATGCCACGCCCGGTCCTCCGCGAGGCGCTGGAGGCGATGGGCGACGTGGCCGCACGCGGCTGA
- a CDS encoding prepilin peptidase — protein sequence MTESETRPALPAGSLSTRIAGEVRPFARAVAVVAVLAVAWSVWAGGASWVTPAVVVLGVSGAALGVIDARTHRLPNVIVYPTTAVVGVLLVLAAVAGSLTGGPSWEALGRAALGFAAHAGFYLLMWLIFQGGIGLGDVKLAGVLGAVTAWWGWDTFLVGAMAPYALGGAVAVALLLFRLAGRKSYIPFGPFMLLGVVVALTWHHLTS from the coding sequence GTGACTGAGTCCGAAACTCGCCCGGCGCTCCCGGCCGGCTCGCTGTCCACCCGGATCGCCGGGGAGGTGCGGCCGTTCGCACGCGCCGTGGCCGTGGTCGCCGTGCTGGCGGTCGCGTGGTCCGTGTGGGCCGGAGGGGCGTCGTGGGTGACGCCGGCCGTCGTCGTCCTCGGGGTGTCGGGCGCCGCGCTCGGGGTGATCGACGCGCGGACGCACCGCCTGCCCAACGTGATCGTGTACCCGACGACGGCGGTCGTGGGGGTGCTCCTGGTCCTGGCCGCGGTGGCCGGCAGCCTCACCGGCGGGCCGTCCTGGGAGGCGCTGGGGCGGGCCGCGCTCGGTTTCGCCGCGCACGCGGGCTTCTATCTGCTGATGTGGCTGATCTTCCAGGGCGGGATCGGGCTGGGGGACGTCAAGCTGGCCGGCGTCCTCGGCGCGGTCACCGCCTGGTGGGGCTGGGACACGTTCCTGGTGGGAGCCATGGCGCCGTACGCGCTGGGTGGTGCCGTCGCCGTGGCGCTCCTGCTGTTCCGCCTGGCCGGCCGCAAGTCGTACATCCCGTTCGGCCCGTTCATGCTCCTGGGCGTGGTGGTGGCACTCACGTGGCACCACCTGACCTCCTGA
- a CDS encoding PspC domain-containing protein has product MTTDPTAGEGPTPPGEPEPSAQQTSFEEQPPPPPQQPAVAPPRPAGSGFFDSIRRTGLYRADQRWAGGVASGVAARLGWDPLLVRGIFVITFFLGGIGLIAYGLGWALLPEQSDGRIHLEEAVRGNFDVALLGAAVLFLFGFAWGGPWDWWDVNGGWIAGLFWLTVVAGIVYLLVQAVRRRPSTEGEPHAQPYPGTQQYAAGQPYAGRPYPGTTAAAGPGPGTTTAPVPPVPGGAGPAPSGGPAQPGRPTPPVANGAVGLDDRPAGAAPSGGTPPAPSSPYAGAPTPPYGAPPAPYVGAPYAQPVPPRPPRRKGGGIGIVFGLILLTGALLLLDDLVLGRVVPRLSTDGDMGIWGAWVGISLVIVGVAIVVAGLRGRSSGGLGALAIVGLILGVPTLGWLQADVSARIDDGREIFGEVLDFDGRVDGYEPGAPISEGTFAPSQIAEAEHGYSVSWGEPTIDLTDLDLSEVDPGDPVEVPIAIGAGAATLFVPEDAAVEVEGLISAGELQWYVDGDDRTYSGVNNQRVAIASDEVGDDGAELRVLVEIAAGELIIEEEQ; this is encoded by the coding sequence ATGACCACAGACCCGACCGCAGGCGAGGGCCCGACGCCACCGGGCGAGCCCGAGCCGAGCGCGCAGCAGACCTCGTTCGAGGAGCAGCCACCACCCCCGCCGCAGCAGCCGGCGGTGGCCCCGCCCCGTCCGGCCGGCTCCGGCTTCTTCGACTCGATCCGCCGCACCGGCCTCTACCGCGCCGACCAGCGCTGGGCGGGCGGCGTCGCGTCCGGTGTGGCCGCCCGCCTGGGCTGGGACCCCCTCCTGGTGCGGGGGATCTTTGTCATCACCTTCTTCCTGGGCGGGATCGGCCTCATCGCGTACGGCCTCGGCTGGGCGCTGCTGCCGGAGCAGTCCGACGGCCGCATCCACCTCGAAGAGGCCGTCCGCGGCAACTTCGACGTCGCGCTCCTCGGCGCGGCCGTGCTGTTCCTCTTCGGGTTCGCGTGGGGCGGCCCGTGGGACTGGTGGGACGTGAACGGGGGGTGGATCGCGGGGCTGTTCTGGCTCACGGTCGTCGCCGGGATCGTCTACCTGCTGGTGCAGGCGGTCCGGCGGCGGCCGTCCACGGAGGGCGAGCCGCACGCCCAGCCGTACCCGGGCACGCAGCAGTACGCCGCGGGGCAGCCGTACGCGGGCCGGCCCTACCCGGGGACGACGGCGGCCGCCGGGCCCGGTCCGGGGACGACGACGGCTCCGGTGCCCCCGGTGCCGGGTGGGGCCGGCCCGGCGCCGTCGGGCGGTCCCGCGCAGCCGGGCCGCCCGACGCCTCCCGTGGCCAACGGGGCAGTGGGCCTGGACGACCGACCCGCCGGGGCCGCGCCGTCGGGCGGCACGCCTCCCGCGCCGTCGTCTCCCTACGCCGGGGCGCCCACCCCGCCGTACGGGGCGCCTCCCGCGCCGTACGTGGGCGCCCCGTACGCCCAGCCGGTCCCCCCGCGTCCGCCGCGGCGCAAGGGCGGCGGGATCGGGATCGTCTTCGGGCTGATCCTGCTGACCGGTGCGCTGCTCCTGCTCGACGATCTCGTCCTCGGCCGCGTGGTCCCGCGCCTGTCCACGGACGGGGACATGGGGATCTGGGGCGCCTGGGTCGGCATCTCGCTGGTGATCGTCGGCGTGGCGATCGTCGTCGCCGGGCTCCGGGGCCGCTCGAGCGGCGGGCTGGGAGCACTGGCGATCGTCGGCCTGATCCTGGGCGTGCCGACCCTGGGCTGGTTGCAGGCCGACGTCTCCGCGCGGATCGACGACGGCCGCGAGATCTTCGGCGAGGTCCTCGACTTCGACGGCCGCGTGGACGGCTACGAGCCCGGCGCCCCGATCAGCGAGGGCACCTTCGCCCCGAGCCAGATCGCCGAGGCCGAGCACGGCTACTCGGTCAGCTGGGGCGAACCGACCATCGACCTGACGGATCTCGACCTGTCCGAGGTGGACCCGGGCGATCCGGTCGAGGTGCCGATCGCGATCGGCGCGGGCGCCGCGACCCTCTTCGTGCCCGAGGACGCCGCGGTCGAGGTCGAGGGCCTGATCTCGGCCGGGGAGCTGCAGTGGTACGTGGACGGCGACGACCGGACCTACAGCGGCGTCAACAACCAGCGGGTCGCGATCGCCAGCGACGAGGTCGGCGACGACGGGGCCGAGCTCCGCGTGCTCGTCGAGATCGCCGCGGGCGAGCTCATCATCGAGGAGGAACAGTGA
- a CDS encoding glycosyltransferase family 4 protein: MRIVHVSDTFAPLLGGIEVQVARLVARQHMAGHRVEVITTTPVAPGDHGVASNIERLGGSGGGADTRPAVTVHRIAARVPGGWPIHPRSTTHVVRRLRELMASGARPDVVHLHLGVLAPTVQAALRSVTRLGLPAVLTVHSVWGPTWRMFAAADAVAGWSRWPVLWSAVSELTAAPLRRIVGADGEVVVLPNGLDLAAWRSGRPRETTAGELHVVSAARFAPRKRMLPFLEAVARAHGMFAGGGPGAGETRLGVPGVGGRRAGDPGAGDPPADGERAGVPRSGEPRRGRLRVTLAGDGAELGRARRFVAEHGLSDVVSLPGALGADGLRELYAGADVFVAPAVDEAFGIAALEAQAAGLPVLTRAGSGVAERVADGVDGLVVPDDAALARALVRLATDGDLLRGIRNGSHDGTRLAAYDWPGVLAETEKAYARAARLTGGGQDVA, translated from the coding sequence GTGCGGATCGTGCATGTCTCCGACACCTTCGCTCCGCTCCTGGGCGGCATCGAGGTCCAGGTTGCGCGGCTCGTCGCGCGGCAGCACATGGCCGGGCACCGCGTCGAGGTGATCACCACCACGCCCGTCGCCCCGGGCGATCACGGGGTGGCGAGCAACATCGAGCGTCTTGGGGGATCGGGCGGTGGGGCTGACACCCGCCCCGCCGTGACGGTGCACCGCATCGCCGCCCGCGTGCCCGGAGGGTGGCCGATTCATCCCCGCTCGACGACCCACGTGGTCCGGCGGTTGCGGGAGCTGATGGCGAGCGGCGCGCGGCCCGACGTCGTCCACCTGCACCTGGGTGTGCTCGCGCCGACGGTCCAGGCCGCGTTGCGGTCCGTCACCCGGCTCGGGCTGCCCGCCGTGCTGACCGTGCACAGCGTGTGGGGTCCCACGTGGCGGATGTTCGCCGCCGCCGACGCGGTGGCCGGGTGGTCGCGCTGGCCGGTGCTGTGGTCCGCGGTGAGCGAGCTGACGGCGGCGCCGCTGCGGCGGATCGTCGGGGCCGACGGCGAGGTGGTGGTGCTGCCGAACGGGCTGGACCTTGCCGCATGGCGGTCCGGCCGCCCTCGGGAGACCACGGCCGGCGAGCTGCACGTGGTCTCGGCGGCGCGGTTCGCGCCACGGAAGCGCATGCTCCCGTTCCTCGAGGCGGTGGCCCGGGCGCACGGGATGTTCGCGGGCGGCGGCCCGGGGGCGGGCGAAACACGGCTGGGCGTGCCGGGGGTGGGCGGCCGGAGGGCGGGCGATCCGGGAGCGGGCGATCCGCCGGCGGACGGCGAGCGGGCGGGTGTGCCGCGGTCGGGCGAACCCCGGCGTGGCCGCCTCCGGGTGACGCTCGCCGGTGACGGAGCCGAACTCGGGCGCGCCCGGCGGTTCGTCGCCGAGCACGGGTTGTCGGACGTCGTCTCGCTTCCCGGTGCGCTCGGCGCCGACGGCCTGCGCGAGCTCTACGCCGGCGCCGACGTGTTCGTCGCACCCGCGGTGGACGAGGCGTTCGGCATCGCGGCGCTGGAGGCGCAGGCAGCCGGGCTGCCGGTGCTGACGCGGGCCGGGTCGGGCGTGGCGGAGCGGGTGGCCGACGGCGTCGACGGCCTGGTGGTGCCCGACGACGCCGCCCTGGCGCGCGCTCTTGTGCGCCTCGCGACGGACGGCGATCTGCTGCGCGGAATCCGGAACGGTTCCCACGACGGCACCCGCTTGGCGGCCTACGACTGGCCCGGGGTGCTCGCGGAGACGGAGAAGGCGTACGCCCGGGCGGCCCGACTGACCGGCGGCGGCCAGGACGTCGCATAG
- the guaA gene encoding glutamine-hydrolyzing GMP synthase, with amino-acid sequence MTTPAAENQPLAEPRQHRPVLVVDFGAQYAQLIARRVREAKVYSEIVPHTATVDEMLAKDPAAIILSGGPSSVYAPGAPVVDPKLFDAGVPVMGICYGFQAMAQALGGEVAETGLSEFGGTDVDVCATGVLLAGTPEHQVAWMSHGDAVRAAPPGFEVLATSAGAPVAAFEDRERRLFGVQWHPEVKHSEHGQAVLEHFLYGGAGLAPDWTADNVVAEQVEAIRAQIGDARVICALSGGVDSAVAAALVQKAVGDQLTCVHVDHGLMRAGEVEQIERDFVAATGVNLVIRHEKERFLAALAGVTDPEQKRKIIGREFIRVFEDAQRDIVAEAGAHGEEVKFLVQGTLYPDVVESGGGEGAANIKSHHNVGGLPDDLTFSLVEPLRTLFKDEVRAVGSELGVPEEIVSRQPFPGPGLGIRIVGEVTEHNLEILRRADAIAREELTRAGLDGEIWQCPVVLLADVRSVGVQGDGRTYGHPIVLRPVSSEDAMTADWTRLPYDVLSVISTRITNEVREINRVTLDVTSKPPGTIEWE; translated from the coding sequence GTGACGACGCCCGCCGCCGAGAACCAGCCCCTCGCCGAACCGCGCCAGCACCGCCCGGTGCTGGTGGTCGACTTCGGCGCCCAGTACGCCCAGCTCATCGCCCGCCGCGTGCGCGAGGCGAAGGTGTACTCGGAGATCGTGCCGCACACGGCCACCGTCGACGAGATGCTCGCCAAGGACCCCGCGGCGATCATCCTGTCGGGCGGGCCCTCGTCGGTCTACGCTCCCGGCGCCCCCGTCGTCGACCCCAAGCTGTTCGACGCCGGCGTGCCCGTCATGGGCATCTGCTACGGCTTCCAGGCCATGGCGCAGGCGCTCGGCGGGGAGGTCGCCGAGACCGGGCTGAGCGAGTTCGGTGGGACCGACGTCGACGTGTGCGCCACGGGCGTCCTGCTCGCCGGAACCCCCGAGCACCAGGTCGCGTGGATGAGCCATGGCGACGCCGTGCGGGCGGCGCCCCCGGGCTTCGAGGTGCTCGCCACCAGCGCCGGCGCTCCCGTCGCCGCGTTCGAGGACCGCGAGCGGCGCCTCTTCGGCGTGCAGTGGCACCCCGAGGTCAAGCACTCCGAGCACGGCCAGGCCGTCCTTGAGCACTTCCTGTACGGCGGCGCGGGGCTGGCCCCGGACTGGACCGCGGACAACGTCGTGGCCGAGCAGGTCGAGGCCATCCGGGCCCAGATCGGCGACGCGCGCGTGATCTGTGCGCTGTCCGGCGGGGTCGACTCCGCGGTCGCCGCGGCGCTCGTGCAGAAGGCCGTGGGGGACCAGCTCACCTGCGTGCACGTCGACCACGGACTCATGCGTGCCGGCGAGGTGGAGCAGATCGAGCGCGACTTCGTCGCAGCGACCGGCGTGAACCTCGTCATCCGGCACGAGAAGGAGCGGTTCCTGGCGGCGCTCGCCGGCGTGACCGACCCGGAGCAGAAGCGCAAGATCATCGGGCGCGAGTTCATCCGCGTCTTCGAGGACGCGCAACGGGACATCGTCGCCGAGGCCGGCGCGCACGGCGAGGAAGTGAAGTTCCTGGTCCAGGGCACGCTGTACCCGGACGTGGTGGAGTCCGGCGGTGGTGAGGGCGCGGCCAACATCAAGTCGCACCACAACGTGGGCGGGCTGCCGGACGACCTGACCTTCTCCCTGGTCGAGCCGCTGCGGACGCTGTTCAAGGACGAGGTGCGGGCCGTGGGGAGCGAGCTCGGCGTGCCGGAGGAGATCGTGTCGCGGCAGCCGTTCCCGGGCCCAGGGCTGGGCATCCGGATCGTGGGCGAGGTGACCGAGCACAACCTGGAGATCCTGCGCCGCGCCGACGCGATCGCCCGCGAGGAGCTGACCCGGGCCGGGCTGGACGGCGAGATCTGGCAGTGCCCCGTGGTGCTGCTCGCGGACGTGCGCTCCGTGGGGGTCCAGGGCGACGGTCGTACGTACGGCCACCCGATCGTGCTGCGACCGGTGAGCTCCGAGGACGCGATGACGGCCGACTGGACCCGCCTCCCGTACGACGTCCTGTCGGTCATCTCGACCCGGATCACCAACGAGGTCCGCGAGATCAACCGCGTCACCCTCGACGTGACGAGCAAGCCGCCGGGCACCATCGAGTGGGAGTGA